In one Mucilaginibacter ginsenosidivorax genomic region, the following are encoded:
- a CDS encoding adenine nucleotide alpha hydrolase family protein: MKSIAVLTDFSEKSGHAAKYALHIAKKMKVNVRLYHLQLTPSALYAQPVLSGQGYPEEPVIDTRLTEFSEALASDLIKRVFPGSFMPRISFYAGSADMVDVMTEIINNSETAMIVTAPLESDDLASFMTSDACSRIIDWTTVPVLVVPEHAPIRYIEKMAFATTLDAGDILSIAELGNLMDGFHAELMVAHLDINPANDNIKAAEKELNRKLYTDLNCGGVYFRSVPDIKSQKDWEWLKANKRTDLLAVAKRPKEQMTSFFKRGQGSHITHHITIPVMVLPKRP; this comes from the coding sequence ATGAAATCTATCGCAGTACTGACCGACTTTTCAGAAAAATCTGGCCATGCGGCTAAATATGCATTGCATATTGCAAAAAAAATGAAGGTCAACGTAAGGCTTTACCATTTGCAGCTAACACCATCAGCATTATATGCCCAGCCGGTGTTAAGCGGACAGGGCTATCCCGAAGAACCGGTAATTGATACCAGGCTCACAGAATTTTCAGAAGCGTTGGCGTCCGATTTAATAAAACGGGTGTTTCCGGGATCTTTTATGCCCCGGATATCATTTTATGCCGGCAGTGCCGATATGGTAGATGTGATGACCGAGATTATCAACAATTCAGAAACAGCTATGATTGTTACTGCGCCACTTGAAAGCGATGATTTAGCGTCTTTTATGACCAGCGATGCATGCAGCAGGATAATAGACTGGACAACAGTTCCGGTTTTGGTAGTACCCGAACACGCTCCCATACGCTATATTGAAAAAATGGCGTTTGCCACTACATTGGATGCCGGCGATATATTATCAATAGCTGAACTTGGCAACTTAATGGACGGTTTCCATGCCGAATTAATGGTTGCACACCTGGATATTAACCCGGCAAATGATAACATAAAAGCCGCCGAAAAGGAGCTTAACCGTAAACTTTATACCGACCTGAATTGCGGCGGCGTATACTTTCGCAGCGTGCCCGATATTAAAAGTCAAAAAGATTGGGAGTGGCTAAAAGCCAATAAACGGACGGACTTACTGGCCGTGGCTAAACGCCCGAAAGAACAAATGACATCATTTTTTAAACGTGGGCAAGGCAGCCACATAACTCACCATATAACCATCCCGGTTATGGTATTGCCTAAAAGGCCCTGA
- a CDS encoding universal stress protein: MKKVLIATDFSENAKNAAIFGYKLAVQTKSDIEICTAMTIPAEIPQAGVIVWPMEEYHVIEEGALNELKQLKKVLEAQHAAGDFKPNITFKAEPGTATDVIKALAAKDHVELIVAGTHDAGGLSGLMLGNHARNMIDATPTPLLLIPSGFKFSPVKTIAVALDMKHKGDDFATITAIQPLATLLDATMQLVHVCHEGENTDEAEIYLAEIEQEVKQIAGYAKTTSLIIKQAPTETGLNWLCNYGNVDMLAMVHHHRGLVASLFTGSHTKKMAGHIALPLLVIPAKS; this comes from the coding sequence ATGAAAAAAGTATTGATTGCTACCGATTTTTCAGAGAACGCCAAAAACGCTGCCATTTTTGGTTATAAGTTGGCCGTGCAAACAAAAAGTGATATTGAGATATGTACGGCGATGACAATACCTGCCGAAATACCCCAGGCCGGCGTAATTGTATGGCCTATGGAAGAATATCACGTGATTGAAGAAGGCGCACTAAACGAACTAAAGCAGTTAAAAAAAGTGCTTGAAGCCCAGCACGCAGCCGGCGATTTTAAACCCAACATTACCTTTAAAGCCGAACCAGGTACAGCCACAGATGTAATAAAAGCATTGGCGGCCAAGGATCATGTTGAACTAATAGTTGCCGGAACCCATGACGCCGGAGGCTTAAGCGGCCTAATGCTGGGCAACCATGCGCGTAACATGATTGATGCAACGCCAACCCCACTGCTACTTATCCCGTCGGGCTTTAAGTTTAGCCCGGTTAAAACCATTGCTGTGGCACTTGATATGAAACATAAGGGTGATGATTTTGCAACCATTACCGCTATACAGCCGCTGGCAACTTTATTGGATGCCACCATGCAGTTGGTGCACGTTTGCCATGAAGGCGAAAATACCGATGAAGCAGAAATATACCTGGCCGAGATAGAGCAGGAGGTTAAACAAATTGCAGGATATGCTAAAACAACCTCGTTGATTATTAAACAGGCACCAACCGAAACCGGGCTTAACTGGCTATGCAACTATGGAAATGTTGACATGCTGGCTATGGTGCACCACCATCGCGGTTTAGTTGCCTCGCTGTTTACCGGCAGCCATACTAAAAAAATGGCAGGGCACATTGCATTGCCTTTATTAGTAATACCTGCAAAATCATAA
- a CDS encoding universal stress protein, whose translation MNKILVPTDFSPCAVNASHYALQLATRLRVGVHICHAILIPVQTLAVNPDAWATSDYSHLETATMDALSVTAGEMEKEMAHELAANAGNFTPHVDYSCHMGLVADVVERVVDEKRLSLVVMGMSGAGELSRLFMGSSTRSVIDHAKFPVLLVPRKVKFKPLKKIAFTTDMLAGDIDVLNSVAEIARYFNAEILIAHITSPDEDARMDDKQITQFLSEVTDKINYPKIYYRNVKSADVDEGLDWLCKHGQIDMIATVHRHQNFLERIFSGSYTQRLAKHVEIPLLVYPAIAAGK comes from the coding sequence ATGAATAAAATATTGGTCCCTACAGATTTTTCTCCCTGCGCGGTAAATGCAAGCCATTATGCATTGCAGTTGGCAACGCGGTTAAGGGTTGGCGTACATATTTGTCACGCTATATTAATACCCGTTCAAACGTTGGCAGTTAATCCGGATGCATGGGCAACATCTGATTATTCGCACCTGGAAACTGCCACCATGGATGCGTTAAGCGTAACCGCCGGCGAAATGGAAAAGGAGATGGCGCATGAACTTGCAGCTAACGCAGGCAATTTTACGCCTCATGTTGACTATTCATGCCACATGGGTTTGGTAGCTGATGTAGTGGAAAGAGTTGTTGATGAAAAGCGTTTATCGCTGGTTGTAATGGGAATGTCGGGCGCTGGCGAATTAAGCAGGCTGTTTATGGGCAGTAGCACCCGGTCGGTAATTGATCATGCTAAATTTCCGGTGCTGTTGGTGCCGCGAAAGGTTAAATTTAAACCCCTTAAAAAAATAGCTTTCACTACCGATATGTTGGCCGGAGATATTGATGTGTTAAATTCGGTGGCCGAAATAGCCAGGTATTTTAACGCCGAAATTCTAATTGCCCACATTACCAGCCCGGATGAGGACGCCCGGATGGATGATAAACAGATAACCCAATTTTTAAGTGAGGTAACCGATAAAATCAATTATCCTAAAATATATTACAGAAATGTAAAAAGCGCCGACGTAGACGAGGGGCTTGACTGGTTATGTAAACACGGGCAAATTGATATGATAGCTACCGTGCACCGGCATCAAAATTTTTTAGAAAGGATTTTTTCAGGTAGTTACACGCAGCGGCTGGCTAAACATGTTGAAATACCGTTACTGGTTTACCCCGCAATTGCTGCCGGAAAATAA